The Corythoichthys intestinalis isolate RoL2023-P3 chromosome 19, ASM3026506v1, whole genome shotgun sequence nucleotide sequence ttatgtcatattcactgttcccactagagggcagtgtatccacccaaatcaattaaactaaatgccaacactttccaaaaaaaaaaaaaaaacatgacaatacCACTCTaaacgaagcagcaaaatttgattcaaagctttttttcttatagaattactcgagttaatcgatgaatCATTGCAGTACTACAATAGTATTGCATGTCATCAATAATGTATTAATTATTTACCAAGATAGCGCAACTTATCACTCTTATTGACACGCCCTTGCATACAAGCATTGTTATTTCTCCaagaatctttcaaaaaagaacatgccagtcacacactgttgctatggaacttgtagaaacgactctagacattacgacatatgaaggatgttttcttcatacgtttccagagaccaaaaactcggaggaaaaaatgtgatgaatggatcaacttgcgcggacgtccaatTGTCACTTTGGTTACTGAAATTTTATAATTTCCGACACTGGTTTCACCATCGAAGTgactagctccatctagtgtcAAAGCTGAGAAGTGCAAGAGAAGGTAGGCCAAATTCAAAATTCTTGTGCAGCCGATATTCAGTGATAATTTGATATTTCACTTGGCAGTGGGCAATAATTGGCCCGTAGGCCGTAGTTTGGACGCCCCTGATATGATACATAATAAGATTCCCAAAGAAAATAGCAACATAGCAATATGTATTTTGAACTCTTTGTGTTCGTGATATCTATTTCTGTAACTAGCATGTTATGAAATGATTAGACCTTGCTTTGTATTCCTGTCCATTTTTAGCTAGCAAACAGGTGTAATTTGTCCTCCTGTGTTTGCTGTGGTTAGCAAGCATAGCCGATCATTTGCGCAAGCGCGCGGTTGACTTTCTCCCGCCTCCAGCAACGATACGAGCGTCGCCATAGAAACAAAACAGCCCCGCCATTGCCCTCTCCGCGCCAAATTTGGTCAGCGGAAGTGACGTAGGGCGCCGCAAGCTTTGTGGCGTCACTTCGCTGCGGAGTTGTGAGAGCAGAAAAAGACCATGAATAAGTTATTAAATCAGGCTCCCACtccattttgtgtgtgtgtgtgttatttttttcataatttgtatAATCCTATTTCTAAATttggctaagtttttgttttgtcattTTAACTGCCGTCTGTTTAAATCATGCAATAAAAAGAATTTGAACTGGAAGTGATCTGATattaataggacatgtccccaaaatgtccccaaatcaacagtagagtgaactgatatgaccaggacatgtccttgaaatgtccccaaatcaataggaaatgacctgatatgaccaggacatgtccctgaaatgtccccaaatcaacaggaagtgacctgatatgaccaggacatgtccctgaaatgtccccaaatcaacagtagagtgacctgatatgaccaggacatgtccctgaaatgtccctaaatcaataggaagttacccaatatgACCAAGACATGTCCCTGTtatgtcccccaaatcaacaaaaagtgacctggtATGACCAGGAGATGTCCcagaaatatccccaaatcaacagagacCTGAAATGACCAGGAGGTCCcagaaatgtcctcaaatcaacaggaagtgacctgatatgaccagtacATGTCCCCGAGATTTCCTAAAATCAACATAAAGTAATTTGATATGACCAGGAGATGTACTTGATATGTccccaagtcaacaggaaattacttcatatgaccaggacatgtcccagaaatgtccccaaattaacaggaagtgacctcatatGACCAGGaaatgtccctgaaatgtccccaaatcaacaataagtgaCATGTCCCCGGAATGTCCCCaagtcaacaaaaagtgacctgctTTGACGAGGATATGTCCctgcaatgtccccaaatcaataaaaagtgacccgatatgacCAGGagatgtccccgaaatgtccccaaatcagcaggaattGATCTGATATGATCAGGACATGCCCCCGAATCACAGGAAGtgccctgatatgaccaggacatgtccccgagatttcctaaaatcaacatgaagtgatctGATATGACGAGAtgtcccgaaatgtccccaaatcaacaaaaagtgacctgatatgactaggacatgtccctgaaatgtccccaaatcaacaggaagtgacctcatatgaccaggacatttaCCTGAAATGtaaccaaatcaataaaaagtgacccgatatgaccaggagatgtccccaaatcaacaggaagtgatctgatatgaccagtatatgcccccaaatcacaagaagtgacctgatgtGACCAGGACACGTccatgaaatgtccccaaatcaacagaaagcgaCCTGATCTTGTCCCTGAAATGTTCAACCTTGGCAGGtcgaagatctgtatctccccacagcaaagcccatagtaatttctccagaaattgcagtttttagTTTATTCAACTAAAATCATTTTACAGACACATTTTAGGTGTTTTTTGATATCATTACTTCATTCACAAATGACATATTTcataaattacaaatattattAAGTTCAGTATGAATTTATGATAGTTTGTgcattttaagatgctaaatTCCCAATTTAAACATGGTCaagtttcacattttaatgtgaTATATTTGAACAGGATACATGTCATGTTATGGTTCCTCACTTGAATAAtatcacatcaaataatgtaaatatatatttttttataatagatataataaatataatggcACTAGGCTTACATCATTTTACAtacacatttatgaaaaaataaaagtctACAAATGAGTCTGAAAATTCTTACCTGTATACCCCTGAAATTGTCCGCTAAGCAACACTCAAATGACACTTTTTATTTCTCCTTTCGCATCATACATTTTGCACacgtaaaaaaataaactatatcATAAAATACATCCTGGCAAAGAGGTGGAGCAAACATTCACATGGAAGTGTGACATGACAGCAATATACATACATTAACATGTCAAATGCTACACTTTTATAATAACCCTGCTacatttttgcattttgttaCATCACAAGATTTTCAATTACACATATAGATTCAGCTTCACGCTACACAGAAGGGATAAATCTGTTATTACAAGTCATTtgcatgcatttttgggggggaaacggCACTACAAGAATGGAAGAATTGTATATGTCATCTTGTAAACAACAGTAAACACAAAGAAACGAGTACAGTGaagccagcttttttttttttttaatgtatctaTTGTTTTTACAGAGCCCCTCAAGGAACATTGACAGAAATAATATAAATTTAGGCAATATGGTTCACACCAGAacatttctagtgcgcaccagaaagtATCTGGTgaatattagcattatatagcatttaagatagcgggtttttgctaagcaagttagccaattgttgtaaacattagcattatatagcatttaaggtcgctgacttttgttaggcaagttagccaattgttggaaacattagtattatatagcatttaagctagcggatttttgctatgcaagttagccaatagttAGAAATATTAGcagtatatagcatttaaactagtggacttttgctattcaagttcgccaattgttgtaaacattagcaatatatagcatttaagctagcgaacttttgctttgcaagttagccaatttttgtaaaatttagcattatatagcatttaaggtcatggacttttgctacgcaggttagccagttgttttaaacattagcattatatagcatttcagctagtggaattttgctatgcaagtttgccaattgttgtaaacattagcagtaTATAGCATTAAactagcgaacttttgctattcaagttggccaattgttgtaaacattagcattatattgcatttaagatagcggacttttgcaagttagccaattatcgtaaacatgagcattttatagcatttaaactagctgagttttgctattcaagttagccaattgttgtaaacgttCGCATTGTATAACATTTACGCTAGCagacttttactttggaaattagaaaattgttgtaaacattagcagtaTATAGCACTTAAACTAGCGGAATTTTGTTCTGCaagctagccaattgttgtaaacattaacattatatagcatttaaggtaatggacttttgctacgcaGGTTAGCCAgttttaaacattagcattatatagcatttcagctagtggaattttgctatgtaagttagccaattgttgtaaacattagcagtatatagcatttaaactagcgaacttttgctattcaagttagccaattgttgtaaacattagcattgtatagcattgacgctagcagacttttgctctgcaagttagccaattgttgtaaacattagcattatatagcatttaaatgtatatagcatttaagctagcggacttttgctaatcAAGTTAGACAGTTGTAAACATAAGCATTCaatggcatttaagctagcgaacttttgctttgcaagttagctaattgttgtaaacattagcatgatatagcatttaaaatagccaacttttgctatgcaagttagccaattgcaataatccgctagcttaaatgttatatcatgctaatgtttaccagtttctggtgcgcactagattgcttaaatttattttatttctgtcgatgttttTAGGTTCCAATAGTTGCGCTAGTTTAGCGTAATACCGCATTTTGCCACAACATGCCAGGTGGCTCTGTAGTCTGGTTGAGGACATGCAGCATAAGAGAGATATTCAAACCTTTCTAtgatttttaagaaaaataattatactcattccatgccattgatggtgatcgaagtccaatttattttgactggaagaggcTGGCAGTGATTATTTGTCTCcgtcagcctctcccagtcaaaatggattggacatcgatCGTCGTCCATGGCAGggaattatttaaataatttatgaACTCCAatttaggttgtttttttttttaaacaagattaAAAATTAGATTGTTTAGATAATTgacatattataattattagccTTTTTAGTCAAAAATGATTAGACATCGCTCGTCCTTATTGAGTTAAATGACAAGGAGCTCAAATTGAGATTTTTATGAATTTTTGAGCGACAGTTAAAATGAGATTAATCAGATTGATTACAGATCATAATTATTAGCCATCAAAATTTAAACTGATTAATGGTCTATCATCGTACATTGCAGCCAATggattaaataaaaattcaatacaaaatttgttgttttttttttttagcacttttCAAGCGAGATTAAAAATTAGATTAATTTCATATCATTATTAGCCCTGGAATTCATAATAGATTGATGGGCTATCATTgtgagtggcagccaatgagttaagttaAAATTCAAAACAAAATTGAGGGCTTTTGTCAGCAATTTTCAAATGAGATTTAAAAAGGTGATTAATGAGATTAATTTCAGATCATAGTTATTAGCCCTCGAATTAAAAATGGATTGGTTATTGTCAATTGCAGCTAATAATTTTAATTATGTTAGGGATTTTCCCAGCAATTTTCAAGAGAGATTAAACATGGTACTAATACAATTAATTTCAGATCATAGTTATTTAACACTgaaattcaaaatggattggttattgtcaatggcagcttatAATTTCAATTATGTGAGGGCTTCTTTCGAGCAATTTTCAAGTGTGATTAGAAATTAGATTAATGAGATTAATTTCAGATCATAAGTTATCAGCCCTCCAATTCCAAATGGATTGgttattgtcaatggcagctaataatGTCAATTATGTGAGGGATGTTTTCCAGCAATTTTCAAGCGAGATTAAAAATGCGATTAATGAGATTAATTTCAGATCGGAGCCCTCGAATTCAAAATGGACTGGTCATTGTCAGTGGAAGCTCATAATTTAAATTCAAATTCCCAAAAAATTGTGGGATTTTATCAGCACTTTTCAAGATAGATTAAAAAGCAGATTAATTTCAGATCATAGTTATTAGCCCTGCAATCCAAAATGGATTGgttattgtcaatggcagctaaaaaTTTCAATTATGTGGGGTTTTTTTCAGCAATTTTCAAGCGAGATTAAAAACGAGATTAATGAGATTAATTTCAGAACAGGGTTACTAACCCTCGAATTCAAAATGCATTCATCGATCATTGTCAGTGGAAACTCATAATTTAAATTCAAAACAAATTAAGGGTTTTTCAGTAATTTTCAAGCGAGATTAAAAATGAGATTAATTCTTGAtcataattatttgtttttccgtttttcctgtcaaaatggattggttgtccattgctgtcaatgacatcCACCGagtaaaaatgaaaattccTTCAGATTCAAGGGCAGTTATCATGCGAGATTAAAAATAAGAATAATTTGATTcattatttacatttcataATCATTTGCCCTCCCAGTCTTTTCCCAGTCTCCCAGacttctatcgctgtcaatggcagccaatgtattTAGACTTTATTCATGTACTTTAAAAAGTACGTTTTAGTTCGTTTGAAAGAGTTTTTAAAGCGCCTTGTCAGGGTAAAACGATCATTGCATAAcctcttttgttgttgttgtttttttttttttttttgcatttacaaCGCCAGAAGCGTAGGCGAGTTGAGACTATCCTCGAAGCCGCCGCTTTCCGCCAAGGCGTCCATGTCGTCCAAGTTGAAGGAGAAGACGCTGGCGCGGAAGTCGGCGCAAGATTCTGCAAGTGGCGAGCTAAGACAGTCCAGGTCGTCGGCTACAGATTTGTACAAAGTTTCCCAGTCGGGCGGGGCGCTCACGTCGGGGACGAAGACCCCGCCCGTCGCCTCGTCCCGGGACTGGGTGACCTCCATCTCCAGGCTGGGGACTAAGTCGTCCAGGTCATCCGGCGTCCCGTCAGGTTCCTCCCGGGCGCTAGCGCACAGCAGGATGTCGGAATCGCCGAAAATGGCGGCGCGGGGGACCCGGGCGGCGACGCCGTTGCTTTCGGGCGACTGTGCGACGTCGTCGTCTTCAGTCTTCTCGGCCCGGAGGTGACAGGAGGGCTCGTGGGAGGACAAGACCCGTTCTAGTCGCTCCTTCTCCTTTAGAAGCTCGGCGATTTCTGACTGGAGGTTAGACTTCTCGTCTTCGAGCTGGTCGGTCTCCTGAAGTcaataaacaaaaaagaaattggacgtctatagctgtcaatggcaacggaAAACTTTTTGTAAAAAGTTTCTTCCAAATTTACAGCTTGCAAGGTGTCGATCAACTCCCGCCGACGGTTTCGACACTTTGCGGCGGCAATTTTGTTCCTCTCTCGGCGAATCCTACGCCTCTCATCTTCTTCTTTGGAAAGCTGTAGtgaaaaccaaaaaaatgccatttttaaAGTGTAAAAGTGTGAAAAATTACACTATAAAAAtttgtattttgattttttttttaactgaaaggCACCAGTCagttttttagtttaaaaactGCCATTGTTCTTCTTTGGTTTTATAGCAGTTTGGCAAACCATCTTTAGTTCTGCTGCCGCCATCTAGCGATGGGGGTTTGAAGTGCACTCTAATCACAAAATTAGCTGGCATTTTAAGACGTAAATACCTTTAAAATTTGCAATCAACTTTTATACATAAATATTTTCTATACATCAATTTAATGATCTAATACACTGCCATTCATGGCGGTGGCTTCCGTTTCATTCCTAGTTCGAATAAATTAGACGTATGTTGCCGTCAATGGACACAAAATTatctttaaagtgttttttctttttttttttttttttttagcattgacTCATCTAAATCTTTGACAAGCTTTGGTCTgcaattgcaaaaataaaagttaaatcACAGTCGGTCGATAAGGTTAATCGCGATTATTTGAGATTAAATTTGATCGCTGCCATGTCCACTAAAGGGAcatcgaaaaaaataaaatatattcagGCAAtccggtgcgcaccagaaactattgtgtaaatattagcattatatagcatttaagctaacggacttttgtTACGCAAGTTCGTCAAATGTTGTAAACATTCCCATTATATAGCATTAAAGGTAGCAGACATCTGTTACACAAGTTGGCCAGTTGTTGTGaacacattagcattatatagcatttaaaatagcagacttttgctatgcaagttaggcaatgcttgtaaacgttagcattatatGGCATTTTAGCTTGCAGACTTTTGTTACACAAATTGGCAaggtgttgtaaacattagcattatatatatcatttaagcttgcggacttttgctatccaagttagccaattgttgcaattagcttaaatggtatataatgctaatgtttaccagatagtttctggtgcgcaccaaattGCTTAAATTCATTGTGTTTCTgttgatgtccctttaggggttcCGAAGGATTGAACTTCAACGTCAatatttttagtcttttttttttttttcttgacttgaTTCCAATCAGTACTGCCTTCATGTATAGAAAAAATGACTCACATCGATCTAGCCATAGATAAATTGCAATGAATGTAGCTTAATTGCAAGAAATGTGCTTTTCTTCTTCCTGGTTCCTTCTGGAATAAACATCTAGTGAATGAGTTCATCTTTATTTTAATCTCGCTCAATTTGAGGTCATTTTGATTTacctattggctgccattgacagttatagacgtccaattcattttggctCTCGGGactccaagtcaaaatggattggacgtctattgccgtcaatggcagccaataaattaatctttttcgtcttttttttcttgttgactTGAGTCAAGTAAATACGGCAAGATTTGGTATGCATTTACGTAAATAAAAAGATGACTTTCATCAATGTAGCAATAGATTAATCGCGTTTCATGTAGATTAATTGCAAGAAATGTGCCTTTTTTCTTCCTGGTTCCTTCTGGAAACATCTAGTTTATATGTTCATCTTTTATATAATTTTGTCTGAAAGTGCTTTCAATCTGAGTTAATTTTCAttgagctcattggctgccattgatagttatagacgtccaatccaaattTTGATTCATCGGATGACCggacaaaatggattggacgcatattgctgtcaatggcagctaattagttcatctttttaatttttttttttttcgtgttgaCTTGAACATGAGAAGAATTTCGTCTGCATTTACGAAAATAAAAAGATGACTTTCATCAAAGTAGTTCTAGATTAATCCTGATTATTGTAGATTAATtgcaagaattttttttcccttcctggTTCCTTCTGGAAACATCTtgtttacatactgtatatgttcatCTTTTATATCATCTCGTCTGAAAATGCTTTCAATTTGAGGTCGATTTCATTGAactctggctgccattgacagttatagacgtccaatccattttgactcttCGGAtgac carries:
- the LOC130907947 gene encoding protein c-Fos-like — encoded protein: MMHPDYSSDSSSCSTASPGGDTLGCSQHRLSPAIDNDEDVDSGASDCLVPTSGASSPARKRHVPPSKGRGSQTSSGKKAKTSGCRKGQKDKLSKEEDERRRIRRERNKIAAAKCRNRRRELIDTLQAETDQLEDEKSNLQSEIAELLKEKERLERVLSSHEPSCHLRAEKTEDDDVAQSPESNGVAARVPRAAIFGDSDILLCASAREEPDGTPDDLDDLVPSLEMEVTQSRDEATGGVFVPDVSAPPDWETLYKSVADDLDCLSSPLAESCADFRASVFSFNLDDMDALAESGGFEDSLNSPTLLAL